The proteins below come from a single Erinaceus europaeus chromosome 20, mEriEur2.1, whole genome shotgun sequence genomic window:
- the ZNF710 gene encoding zinc finger protein 710 isoform X1: MDASSKRGPELEWVQKEQELPGTWTRPVAVLHVVRHRPASSALLSSDALLASCGMEGFMDSGTQTDAVVVLSLAQAAVLGLVSENELFGATISAEAFYPDLGSELAGAALGEPGPPDPDIYQLACNGRALEEPAEEEVLEVEAAFEKHTRRKTRPPVRLVPKVKFEKEEEEEEQEIYEVSVPGDDKDPSPGEGPDEVASSGCEALVQSSAVKMIDLSTFSRKPRTLRHLSRTVRPPELDVAPYDPHFTDPARDGFPEPSLALTGPEALSTECNFESPPSPPHLGPLSEPEAPSLESPEPVKPEQGFVWQEAGELEADAGGSTVERHKKAQLDRLDINVQIDDSYLVEAGDRQKRWQCRMCEKSYTSKYNLVTHILGHNGIKPHSCPHCSKLFKQPSHLQTHLLTHQGTRPHKCQVCQKAFTQTSHLKRHMLLHSEVKPYSCHFCGRGFAYPSELKAHEVKHESGRCHVCVECGLDFSTLTQLKRHLASHQGPTLYQCLECDKSFHYRSQLQNHMLKHQNVRPFVCTECGMEFSQIHHLKQHSLTHKGVKEFKCEVCGREFTLQANMKRHMLIHTSVRPYQCHICFKTFVQKQTLKTHMIVHSPVKPFKCKVCGKSFNRMYNLLGHMHLHAGSKPFKCPYCSSKFNLKGNLSRHMKVKHGVMDIGLDSQDPMMELAGTDPTELDGQQEMEDFEDNAYGYTGVDSSAEASVLTEQAMKEMAYYNVL, translated from the exons CGATGCCCTCCTAGCCAGTTGCGGGATGGAGGGCTTCATGGACTCAGGGACACAGACAGATGCTGTGGTGGTGCTGTCCTTGGCCCAGGCTGCTGTACTGGGCCTGGTTTCAGAAAATGAGCTCTTCGGAGCCACCATAAGCGCTGAAGCCTTCTACCCGGACTTGGGGTCTGAGCTGGCGGGAGCTGCGCTGGGGGAGCCGGGGCCCCCAGACCCCGATATCTACCAGCTTGCCTGCAATGGGCGGGCCCTGGAGGAACCAGCCGAGGAGGAGGTGCTGGAGGTGGAGGCGGCCTTTGAGAAGCACACCCGTAGGAAGACTCGGCCACCCGTGCGTCTGGTACCCAAGGTCaaatttgagaaggaagaggaagaggaggagcaggagatcTATGAGGTGTCTGTGCCTGGCGACGACAAGGACCCCAGCCCCGGGGAGGGCCCTGACGAGGTGGCCAGCAGTGGCTGTGAGGCCCTGGTGCAGAGCTCTGCCGTCAAGATGATCGACTTGAGCACCTTCAGCCGCAAGCCCCGGACACTGCGGCACCTGTCCCGCACTGTGAGGCCCCCAGAGCTTGACGTGGCACCCTATGACCCCCACTTCACTGACCCGGCCCGGGATGGCTTCCCGGAGCCCAGTCTAGCCCTGACCGGCCCCGAGGCCTTGTCCACCGAGTGCAACTTTGAGTCGCCACCATCACCACCGCACCTTGGCCCCCTGAGCGAGCCCGAGGCCCCCAGCCTGGAGTCCCCGGAGCCCGTGAAGCCGGAGCAGGGCTTCGTGTGGCAGGAGGCCGGTGAGTTAGAGGCGGACGCGGGCGGCTCCACGGTGGAGCGGCACAAGAAGGCGCAGCTGGACCGGCTGGACATCAACGTGCAGATCGATGACTCGTACCTGGTGGAGGCGGGCGACCGCCAGAAGCGCTGGCAGTGCCGCATGTGCGAGAAGTCCTACACGTCCAAGTACAACCTGGTCACGCACATCCTGGGCCACAACGGCATCAAGCCGCACTCGTGCCCGCACTGCAGCAAGCTCTTCAAGCAGCCCAGCCACCTGCAGACACACCTGCTCACACACCAGGGCACGCGGCCGCACAAGTGCCAGGTGTGCCAGAAGGCCTTCACACAGACCAGCCACCTCAAGCGCCATATGCTGCTGCACTCAGAGGTCAAGCCCTACAGCTGCCACTTCTGCGGCCGCGGCTTCGCCTACCCCAGTGAGCTCAAGGCGCACGAGGTAAAGCATGAGAGCGGCCGCTGCCATGTGTGTGTCGAGTGTGGCCTGGACTTCTCCACCCTGACGCAGCTCAAGCGCCACCTGGCCTCCCACCAGGGCCCCACCCTCTACCAGTGCCTGGAGTGTGACAAGTCCTTCCACTACCGCAGTCAGCTGCAGAACCACATGCTCAAGCACCAGAACGTGCGGCCCTTCGTGTGCACCGAGTGCGGCATGGAGTTCAGCCAGATCCACCATCTCAAGCAGCACTCACTCACCCACAAG GGTGTGAAGGAGTTCAAATGTGAAGTGTGCGGCCGGGAGTTCACGCTGCAGGCCAACATGAAGCGCCACATGCTGATCCACACCAGCGTCCGGCCCTACCAGTGCCACATCTGCTTCAAGACCTTCGTGCAGAAGCAGACCCTCAAGACACACATGATTGTACACTCACCCGTGAAGCCGTTCAAGTGCAAG GTGTGCGGGAAGTCCTTCAACCGCATGTACAACCTGCTGGGCCACATGCACCTGCACGCGGGCAGCAAGCCCTTCAAATGCCCCTACTGCTCCAGCAAGTTCAACCTCAAGGGCAATCTGAGCCGCCACATGAAGGTGAAGCACGGCGTCATGGACATCGGCCTGGACAGCCAAG ACCCCATGATGGAGCTGGCAGGCACTGACCCCACGGAGCTGGATGGCCAACAGGAGATGGAGGACTTCGAAGACAACGCCTACGGCTACACAGGCGTGGACAGCAGCGCTGAGGCCAGCGTCCTCACCGAGCAGGCCATGAAGGAGATGGCCTACTACAATGTGCTATAG
- the ZNF710 gene encoding zinc finger protein 710 isoform X2 translates to MSMAKAGLHNLALKTGCYWTATLSMSDALLASCGMEGFMDSGTQTDAVVVLSLAQAAVLGLVSENELFGATISAEAFYPDLGSELAGAALGEPGPPDPDIYQLACNGRALEEPAEEEVLEVEAAFEKHTRRKTRPPVRLVPKVKFEKEEEEEEQEIYEVSVPGDDKDPSPGEGPDEVASSGCEALVQSSAVKMIDLSTFSRKPRTLRHLSRTVRPPELDVAPYDPHFTDPARDGFPEPSLALTGPEALSTECNFESPPSPPHLGPLSEPEAPSLESPEPVKPEQGFVWQEAGELEADAGGSTVERHKKAQLDRLDINVQIDDSYLVEAGDRQKRWQCRMCEKSYTSKYNLVTHILGHNGIKPHSCPHCSKLFKQPSHLQTHLLTHQGTRPHKCQVCQKAFTQTSHLKRHMLLHSEVKPYSCHFCGRGFAYPSELKAHEVKHESGRCHVCVECGLDFSTLTQLKRHLASHQGPTLYQCLECDKSFHYRSQLQNHMLKHQNVRPFVCTECGMEFSQIHHLKQHSLTHKGVKEFKCEVCGREFTLQANMKRHMLIHTSVRPYQCHICFKTFVQKQTLKTHMIVHSPVKPFKCKVCGKSFNRMYNLLGHMHLHAGSKPFKCPYCSSKFNLKGNLSRHMKVKHGVMDIGLDSQDPMMELAGTDPTELDGQQEMEDFEDNAYGYTGVDSSAEASVLTEQAMKEMAYYNVL, encoded by the exons CGATGCCCTCCTAGCCAGTTGCGGGATGGAGGGCTTCATGGACTCAGGGACACAGACAGATGCTGTGGTGGTGCTGTCCTTGGCCCAGGCTGCTGTACTGGGCCTGGTTTCAGAAAATGAGCTCTTCGGAGCCACCATAAGCGCTGAAGCCTTCTACCCGGACTTGGGGTCTGAGCTGGCGGGAGCTGCGCTGGGGGAGCCGGGGCCCCCAGACCCCGATATCTACCAGCTTGCCTGCAATGGGCGGGCCCTGGAGGAACCAGCCGAGGAGGAGGTGCTGGAGGTGGAGGCGGCCTTTGAGAAGCACACCCGTAGGAAGACTCGGCCACCCGTGCGTCTGGTACCCAAGGTCaaatttgagaaggaagaggaagaggaggagcaggagatcTATGAGGTGTCTGTGCCTGGCGACGACAAGGACCCCAGCCCCGGGGAGGGCCCTGACGAGGTGGCCAGCAGTGGCTGTGAGGCCCTGGTGCAGAGCTCTGCCGTCAAGATGATCGACTTGAGCACCTTCAGCCGCAAGCCCCGGACACTGCGGCACCTGTCCCGCACTGTGAGGCCCCCAGAGCTTGACGTGGCACCCTATGACCCCCACTTCACTGACCCGGCCCGGGATGGCTTCCCGGAGCCCAGTCTAGCCCTGACCGGCCCCGAGGCCTTGTCCACCGAGTGCAACTTTGAGTCGCCACCATCACCACCGCACCTTGGCCCCCTGAGCGAGCCCGAGGCCCCCAGCCTGGAGTCCCCGGAGCCCGTGAAGCCGGAGCAGGGCTTCGTGTGGCAGGAGGCCGGTGAGTTAGAGGCGGACGCGGGCGGCTCCACGGTGGAGCGGCACAAGAAGGCGCAGCTGGACCGGCTGGACATCAACGTGCAGATCGATGACTCGTACCTGGTGGAGGCGGGCGACCGCCAGAAGCGCTGGCAGTGCCGCATGTGCGAGAAGTCCTACACGTCCAAGTACAACCTGGTCACGCACATCCTGGGCCACAACGGCATCAAGCCGCACTCGTGCCCGCACTGCAGCAAGCTCTTCAAGCAGCCCAGCCACCTGCAGACACACCTGCTCACACACCAGGGCACGCGGCCGCACAAGTGCCAGGTGTGCCAGAAGGCCTTCACACAGACCAGCCACCTCAAGCGCCATATGCTGCTGCACTCAGAGGTCAAGCCCTACAGCTGCCACTTCTGCGGCCGCGGCTTCGCCTACCCCAGTGAGCTCAAGGCGCACGAGGTAAAGCATGAGAGCGGCCGCTGCCATGTGTGTGTCGAGTGTGGCCTGGACTTCTCCACCCTGACGCAGCTCAAGCGCCACCTGGCCTCCCACCAGGGCCCCACCCTCTACCAGTGCCTGGAGTGTGACAAGTCCTTCCACTACCGCAGTCAGCTGCAGAACCACATGCTCAAGCACCAGAACGTGCGGCCCTTCGTGTGCACCGAGTGCGGCATGGAGTTCAGCCAGATCCACCATCTCAAGCAGCACTCACTCACCCACAAG GGTGTGAAGGAGTTCAAATGTGAAGTGTGCGGCCGGGAGTTCACGCTGCAGGCCAACATGAAGCGCCACATGCTGATCCACACCAGCGTCCGGCCCTACCAGTGCCACATCTGCTTCAAGACCTTCGTGCAGAAGCAGACCCTCAAGACACACATGATTGTACACTCACCCGTGAAGCCGTTCAAGTGCAAG GTGTGCGGGAAGTCCTTCAACCGCATGTACAACCTGCTGGGCCACATGCACCTGCACGCGGGCAGCAAGCCCTTCAAATGCCCCTACTGCTCCAGCAAGTTCAACCTCAAGGGCAATCTGAGCCGCCACATGAAGGTGAAGCACGGCGTCATGGACATCGGCCTGGACAGCCAAG ACCCCATGATGGAGCTGGCAGGCACTGACCCCACGGAGCTGGATGGCCAACAGGAGATGGAGGACTTCGAAGACAACGCCTACGGCTACACAGGCGTGGACAGCAGCGCTGAGGCCAGCGTCCTCACCGAGCAGGCCATGAAGGAGATGGCCTACTACAATGTGCTATAG
- the ZNF710 gene encoding zinc finger protein 710 isoform X3, which produces MEGFMDSGTQTDAVVVLSLAQAAVLGLVSENELFGATISAEAFYPDLGSELAGAALGEPGPPDPDIYQLACNGRALEEPAEEEVLEVEAAFEKHTRRKTRPPVRLVPKVKFEKEEEEEEQEIYEVSVPGDDKDPSPGEGPDEVASSGCEALVQSSAVKMIDLSTFSRKPRTLRHLSRTVRPPELDVAPYDPHFTDPARDGFPEPSLALTGPEALSTECNFESPPSPPHLGPLSEPEAPSLESPEPVKPEQGFVWQEAGELEADAGGSTVERHKKAQLDRLDINVQIDDSYLVEAGDRQKRWQCRMCEKSYTSKYNLVTHILGHNGIKPHSCPHCSKLFKQPSHLQTHLLTHQGTRPHKCQVCQKAFTQTSHLKRHMLLHSEVKPYSCHFCGRGFAYPSELKAHEVKHESGRCHVCVECGLDFSTLTQLKRHLASHQGPTLYQCLECDKSFHYRSQLQNHMLKHQNVRPFVCTECGMEFSQIHHLKQHSLTHKGVKEFKCEVCGREFTLQANMKRHMLIHTSVRPYQCHICFKTFVQKQTLKTHMIVHSPVKPFKCKVCGKSFNRMYNLLGHMHLHAGSKPFKCPYCSSKFNLKGNLSRHMKVKHGVMDIGLDSQDPMMELAGTDPTELDGQQEMEDFEDNAYGYTGVDSSAEASVLTEQAMKEMAYYNVL; this is translated from the exons ATGGAGGGCTTCATGGACTCAGGGACACAGACAGATGCTGTGGTGGTGCTGTCCTTGGCCCAGGCTGCTGTACTGGGCCTGGTTTCAGAAAATGAGCTCTTCGGAGCCACCATAAGCGCTGAAGCCTTCTACCCGGACTTGGGGTCTGAGCTGGCGGGAGCTGCGCTGGGGGAGCCGGGGCCCCCAGACCCCGATATCTACCAGCTTGCCTGCAATGGGCGGGCCCTGGAGGAACCAGCCGAGGAGGAGGTGCTGGAGGTGGAGGCGGCCTTTGAGAAGCACACCCGTAGGAAGACTCGGCCACCCGTGCGTCTGGTACCCAAGGTCaaatttgagaaggaagaggaagaggaggagcaggagatcTATGAGGTGTCTGTGCCTGGCGACGACAAGGACCCCAGCCCCGGGGAGGGCCCTGACGAGGTGGCCAGCAGTGGCTGTGAGGCCCTGGTGCAGAGCTCTGCCGTCAAGATGATCGACTTGAGCACCTTCAGCCGCAAGCCCCGGACACTGCGGCACCTGTCCCGCACTGTGAGGCCCCCAGAGCTTGACGTGGCACCCTATGACCCCCACTTCACTGACCCGGCCCGGGATGGCTTCCCGGAGCCCAGTCTAGCCCTGACCGGCCCCGAGGCCTTGTCCACCGAGTGCAACTTTGAGTCGCCACCATCACCACCGCACCTTGGCCCCCTGAGCGAGCCCGAGGCCCCCAGCCTGGAGTCCCCGGAGCCCGTGAAGCCGGAGCAGGGCTTCGTGTGGCAGGAGGCCGGTGAGTTAGAGGCGGACGCGGGCGGCTCCACGGTGGAGCGGCACAAGAAGGCGCAGCTGGACCGGCTGGACATCAACGTGCAGATCGATGACTCGTACCTGGTGGAGGCGGGCGACCGCCAGAAGCGCTGGCAGTGCCGCATGTGCGAGAAGTCCTACACGTCCAAGTACAACCTGGTCACGCACATCCTGGGCCACAACGGCATCAAGCCGCACTCGTGCCCGCACTGCAGCAAGCTCTTCAAGCAGCCCAGCCACCTGCAGACACACCTGCTCACACACCAGGGCACGCGGCCGCACAAGTGCCAGGTGTGCCAGAAGGCCTTCACACAGACCAGCCACCTCAAGCGCCATATGCTGCTGCACTCAGAGGTCAAGCCCTACAGCTGCCACTTCTGCGGCCGCGGCTTCGCCTACCCCAGTGAGCTCAAGGCGCACGAGGTAAAGCATGAGAGCGGCCGCTGCCATGTGTGTGTCGAGTGTGGCCTGGACTTCTCCACCCTGACGCAGCTCAAGCGCCACCTGGCCTCCCACCAGGGCCCCACCCTCTACCAGTGCCTGGAGTGTGACAAGTCCTTCCACTACCGCAGTCAGCTGCAGAACCACATGCTCAAGCACCAGAACGTGCGGCCCTTCGTGTGCACCGAGTGCGGCATGGAGTTCAGCCAGATCCACCATCTCAAGCAGCACTCACTCACCCACAAG GGTGTGAAGGAGTTCAAATGTGAAGTGTGCGGCCGGGAGTTCACGCTGCAGGCCAACATGAAGCGCCACATGCTGATCCACACCAGCGTCCGGCCCTACCAGTGCCACATCTGCTTCAAGACCTTCGTGCAGAAGCAGACCCTCAAGACACACATGATTGTACACTCACCCGTGAAGCCGTTCAAGTGCAAG GTGTGCGGGAAGTCCTTCAACCGCATGTACAACCTGCTGGGCCACATGCACCTGCACGCGGGCAGCAAGCCCTTCAAATGCCCCTACTGCTCCAGCAAGTTCAACCTCAAGGGCAATCTGAGCCGCCACATGAAGGTGAAGCACGGCGTCATGGACATCGGCCTGGACAGCCAAG ACCCCATGATGGAGCTGGCAGGCACTGACCCCACGGAGCTGGATGGCCAACAGGAGATGGAGGACTTCGAAGACAACGCCTACGGCTACACAGGCGTGGACAGCAGCGCTGAGGCCAGCGTCCTCACCGAGCAGGCCATGAAGGAGATGGCCTACTACAATGTGCTATAG
- the IDH2 gene encoding isocitrate dehydrogenase [NADP], mitochondrial — protein sequence MAGYLRLTRALCRAPGCALCAPAALATHAQPRRHYADKRIKVAKPVVEMDGDEMTRIIWQFIKEKLILPHVEVQLKYFDLGLPNRDQTNDQVTIDSALATQKYSVAVKCATITPDEARVEEFKLKKMWKSPNGTIRNILGGTVFREPIICKNIPRLVPGWTKPITIGRHAHGDQYKCTDFVVDRAGTFKMVFTPKDGSGAQEWEVYSFPGGGVGLGMYNTDESISGFAHSCFQYAIQKKWPLYLSTKNTILKAYDGRFKDIFQEIFEKHYKTDFNKHKIWYEHRLIDDMVAQVLKSSGGFVWACKNYDGDVQSDILAQGFGSLGLMTSVLVCPDGKTIEAEAAHGTVTRHYREHQKGRPTSTNPIASIFAWTRGLEHRGKLDGNQDLVRFAQTLEKVCVDTVESGAMTKDLAGCIHGLSNVKLNEHFLNTSDFLDTIKSNLDKALGQ from the exons ACGCTGACAAGCGGATCAAGGTGGCGAAGCCAGTGGTGGAGATGGACGGTGACGAGATGACCCGAATCATCTGGCAGTTCATCAAGGAGAAG CTCATCTTGCCTCATGTGGAGGTTCAGCTCAAGTACTTCGATCTGGGACTCCCCAACCGCGACCAGACCAATGACCAGGTCACCATCGACTCCGCCCTGGCCACTCAGAAGTACAGCGTGGctgtcaagtgtgccaccatcaccCCTGATGAGGCCCGCGTGGAAG AGTTCAAGTTGAAGAAGATGTGGAAGAGTCCCAATGGAACGATCCGGAACATCCTTGGGGGGACTGTCTTCCGGGAGCCCATCATCTGTAAGAACATCCCCCGCCTGGTCCCCGGCTGGACCAAGCCCATCACCATTGGCAGGCATGCCCATGGCGACCAG TACAAgtgcacagactttgtggtggaCCGTGCTGGCACATTCAAGATGGTCTTCACCCCGAAGGATGGCAGCGGGGCCCAGGAGTGGGAGGTGTACAGCTTCCCCGGCGGTGGTGTGGGCCTGGGGATGTACAACACCGATGAG TCCATCTCAGGCTTTGCACACAGCTGCTTCCAATATGCCATCCAGAAGAAGTGGCCGCTGTACCTGAGCACCAAGAACACCATCCTGAAAGCCTATGACGGGCGCTTCAAGGACATCTTCCAGGAGATCTTTGAGAA GCACTACAAGACGGATTTCAACAAGCACAAGATCTGGTATGAGCACCGGCTCATTGACGACATGGTGGCTCAGGTGCTCAAGTCTTCAGGCGGCTTCGTGTGGGCTTGTAAGAACTATGATGGGGACGTGCAGTCTGATATCCTGGCGCAAG GCTTTGGTTCCCTGGGCCTGATGACGTCTGTGCTGGTCTGCCCAGATGGAAAGACCATCGAGGCAGAGGCTGCTCATGGGACAGTCACCCGGCACTACCGGGAGCACCAGAAG GGCCGGCCCACCAGCACCAACCCCATCGCCAGCATCTTTGCCTGGACACGGGGCCTGGAGCACCGGGGAAAGCTAGACGGGAACCAGGACCTGGTCAG gtttgcCCAGACCCTGGAGAAGGTGTGTGTAGACACAGTGGAGAGTGGAGCCATGACCAAGGACCTGGCTGGCTGCATCCATGGCCTCAGCAA TGTGAAGCTGAATGAGCACTTCCTGAACACTTCTGACTTCCTGGACACCATCAAGAGCAACCTGGACAAGGCCCTGGGCCAGTAG